One Aegilops tauschii subsp. strangulata cultivar AL8/78 chromosome 7, Aet v6.0, whole genome shotgun sequence genomic window carries:
- the LOC109783112 gene encoding CASP-like protein 2C3, with amino-acid sequence MDTAAQAGRRGSSEVRAEGLMRGACAALATASALLMGLDTQTETVLLIRKKATVKDVHALWVLTAAVGAAAGYHLLHLLRCLYLGRFAHNPCRNSRALAWAFLLLDKGCAYVTFAATVAAAQACLIALDGAQALQWNKVCNIFTRFCQQVAGSLVCGGLAAAGTALLSALSARNLFRLYPSLSRPRPHPHRSSSTK; translated from the exons ATGGACACGGCGGCGCAGGCGGGGAGGAGGGGTTCGTCGGAGGTGAGGGCGGAGGGGCTGATGCGGGGCGCGTGCGCGGCGCTGGCGACGGCGTCGGCGCTGCTCATGGGGCTGGACACGCAGACGGAGACGGTGCTGCTCATCAGGAAGAAGGCCACCGTCAAGGACGTCCACGCCCTCTG GGTGCtgacggcggcggtcggcgcggcggcggggtacCACCTGCTGCACCTGCTCCGGTGCCTCTACCTCGGCCGCTTCGCCCACAACCCCTGCCGCAACAGCAGGGCCTTGGCCTGGGCTTTCCTCCTCCTCGACAAG GGGTGCGCGTACGTGACGTTCgcggcgacggtggcggcggcgcaggcgTGCCTGATCGCGCTGGACGGCGCGCAGGCGCTGCAGTGGAACAAGGTCTGCAACATCTTCACCCGCTTCTGCCAGCAGGTCGCCGGGAGCCTCGTCTGCGGCgggctcgccgccgccggcaccgccCTGCTCTCCGCGCTCTCCGCCCGCAACCTCTTCCGCCTCTACCCGTCGCTCTCCCGCCCGCGCCCGCACCCGCACCGCTCCTCCTCCACAAAGTAG